One part of the Populus alba chromosome 18, ASM523922v2, whole genome shotgun sequence genome encodes these proteins:
- the LOC118056708 gene encoding protein LAZ1 homolog 2, whose product MATGYEDTYRDLHQPAVVIGGCFAIVSVLLSIYLIFQHLKSYTNPAEQKWIVAVIFMVPVYATQSILSLWNPRMSVACDILRNCYEAFALYSFGSYLVACLGGERSVIELLENESRGQLGKTLLERRNGNQAVQSRSCISFFFRPYAMGRDLLTIERFGLVQYMILKTFCAFLAFLLELFGVFGDGEFKWHYGYPYIAVVLNFSQMWALYCLVQFYNVTHERLKPIKPLAKFISFKAIVFATWWQGLGIALLWALGVLPNVKKLRTGLQDFLICIEVSCCGFGNNFSPQQLVPFIYCKQ is encoded by the exons ATGGCAACAGGATATGAAGATACTTACAGAGATTTGCACCAGCCAGCTGTTGTTATTGGAGGATGTTTTGCAATTGTATCAGTGCTGCTTTCTATCTATCTCATTTTCCAGCATCTTAAATCTTACACTAATCCCGCG gaacaaAAGTGGATTGTTGCAGTTATTTTCATGGTTCCTGTCTATGCAACACAATCA ATTTTATCATTATGGAACCCAAGAATGTCTGTTGCTTGTGACATTTTAAGAAATTGCTATGAAGCATTTGCTTTGTACTCATTTGGTAGCTATTTGGTTGCTTGTTTGG GTGGGGAAAGGAGTGTAATAGAACTCCTTGAAAATGAATCGCGAGGGCAGCTTGGCAAAACATTGTTGGAGCGGAGGAATGGGAATCAAGCTGTACAAAGTAGATCTTGTATCAGCTTTTTCTTCAGGCCATATGCTATGGGAAGGGACTTGCTTACAATAGAGCGATTTGGTCTTGTACAGTAT ATGATTCTGAAGAcattttgtgcatttttagcGTTCTTGTTGGAGCTCTTTGGGGTTTTCGGTGATGGGGAATTCAAGTGGCACTACGG GTATCCATACATAGCAGTGGTACTCAACTTCAGCCAGATGTGGGCACTATATTGCCTCGTGCAGTTCTACAATGTAACGCACGAACGACTGAAACCAATAAAGCCACTGGCAAAGTTCATCAGCTTCAAGGCTATTGTGTTTGCCACCTGGTGGCAAGGCCTGGGTATTGCTCTCCTTTGGGCCCTTGGAGTTCTGCCAAACGTGAAAAAACTCCGAACAGGGTTGCAAGACTTTTTGATTTGCATAGAAGTAAGTTGCTGCGGTTTTGGAAACAATTTTTCTCCCCAGCAACTCGTACCATTCATTTATTGCAAGCAGTAG